GCCGAAGGCCACCGAGAGGTACGATTCAGCCCGCGCGCTGACCTCTGCGCGTGGTCCCCAGCTGTGGTCCGTGCCGTCGTAACAATCCACCTTGTACTTCTTGCCCCGCAGCTCAAGCGTGCCGGTAATGTGGCCCTTGAGTTCGAAGTGCCCGTTCTTCCACGGGTCGCCGAAGCGTGCGTCGGTCGGGTTGGACGTGCTCGACTTGGCCATCAGCACGTTTTCCTCGGGGTCGTGGATGTCGAAGGGTTGGTGCAGGCCACGGAAGTTGAGATCGAATCTGCACGAGCCCAACGCGTGTTCGTATGTGAAGTGGAAGTCCCGCGGTGGCTTGGTGGCTTTCACCGACAAGCCGTTCTCGAGTGTGAAATCGCTCAGATCTTTTGGCGCCGTGAGGTGCATCTGGGAGTCAAGAAAGTCGATCTCGTGCACGTTCCTGCAGATGCCCTTGGCAATCGCGATCGAGGAGATCGCGGCGCCCAGGTTGGGTCTGGTGAGAACGTATGCAATGCCGCAGATCTGCTCTTCGGGAATGTTGAAGAGGATGGGCATGGTCTCGACCCACGTGCGGATGCTCGGGTCCCGATCGTGGTACTTGACGTCTTCCGGTTTGATCATCGTGTCGCCTTGTTTCTGCTGAAGTTGGGAAATGGGGATGAAGGGCCGCGCCGAGCGATCACGTGTCGGCCTTGATGTTGAGTTCCTTCACGAGCGCGGGGAACACCTGCAGCTCTCCCTGGATCATCGAATTGAAGTCTGGGGTGTTCAGGTAAATGCCTTCGGCGCTGGCGCCCGCAAATTTCTCCATCACCGCAGGGGTGTTGACGGTTTTGGAGAGCACGTCGGAGATGCGCGCCATGGCGGCGGCCGGGGTGCCGATCGGTGCATACACGCCCACCCAGGAATAAAAGTCCATCTTCGGCAAGCCCGCTTCCTTCATCATGGGCACCTCTGGAAATTGCGGAATGCGCTTGCTGCCTGCGGTGGCCAGCAGCAGCAGCTTGCCGCTGCGCACATGCGGGAAGGCCACGCCGGGATCGATCACGAAATCCACCTCGCCGGTGAGCATGGCTTGCAGCGCCGGACCGGAGCCCTTGTAGGGCACGTGCGTCGCGCGGATGCCGGCCTGCTTCAGCATTGCTTCGGCCACCAGATGCGGCACGGTGCCGGAGCCGGTGGAGGCAAAGCTCATCTTGTCCGGATTGGCGCGGCCATACGCCAGGAACTCCTGGAAGGTCTTGAACGGCAGACCCGTGCGCGACACCAGGTGCAGCGGGTAGCGACCCACCGAGGCGATCGGAATCAGGTCTTTCGCGGGGTCGATTGCCATCTTGAAGATGTGCGGACTGGTCGTGATTTGCGTGGTGGGCGCGAACAACAACGTGTAGCCATCGGCCGGTGCGCGCGCCACGTCCACGGTGGCGATGTTGCCGCTGGCACCGGGCCGGTTTTCGACGATGACGGGCTGGCCCAGCAGGTCGCTCATCGGCTGGGAGAGCACGCGCGCCATCACGTCGGACCCGCCACCGGGTGCGAAACCGAGGACGAGGCGCACCGGCTTGGTCGGCCATGCGGCAGTCTGCGCGTGCAGCGAAGGCAGCACCGCTGTGGCGGCCGCACCAGCGGTCAAGGCAGCGAACTGGCGGCGGTTGGGGCGAAACGGAGTGGTCATGAACATCACCTTTCAGAACGGAAACTGAGGAATGGGATTTTCTGTGCGAACTATCTAATTTATGCAAATCAGATAGCTAGTTTAGGCATACTAAAGAAAATCAGGCACCGGGGTTTACCACTACCGACGGCACCGCTTCGCAGCAGCGTTGAGCGCAAAGAAAAAGGCCCGGTCTAGTGACCGGGCCTTTTCCATCGGGTGATCAGCCGTTCAGGGGTGCGTGAGGATCTCCATGAGCGGCTTCACGTTGGGCATCGTGTCCAGCGCGAACAACATGTCGGCGCCTTCGTTGGCGCGTGCCAACGGCAGGATGCCGTCGGTGCAAGAGAGGTACTTGCCACGCACCTCCTCGTCGGTCAACGGATCTTCGGGATCGCCATGCGACACCACACAAAGCTTTTGGTATTCGCGGCCATCGCGCGTGCGCACGGTCAGGGGGTTGGACTCGCCCAGAATGGCGCGGGGCCAATCGTGGCGAACGACCAGCTCGGTCTTGCTCCACTGCGCTTGCAGGTGCGATTCCTTGACGCCTTCGTCGGTGAACGTGCGGATCGAGATCTCTTCCCCGCTGATCGCGGCCGCCACGCAGTGGTGCATGCTGAAGCGCGACTCTTCACCGTTGCGCGGCGCGGGAAACTTGATGATCTCCAGGAAGGTCGGATTCACTTCGATCGAGACCTTCTCCACGTCATTCGCGGTGAGCTGGTTTTGCTGCACGATCTCGATCACGCCGTCGACGATGCGCTGCATCAGGTAGCAAGCGGTGTATTTCTTGAAGCCGACCTCCATCACGCGCAGATCGCTTCCCCGGCCCAACGGAAACTCCAGGTCGGGCATGCCGGCCAGCATGTCGAAGTAGCCGCGCCGGCCTTCGAACACATTTTCTTCACCGGTCAATCCCAGCTTGGCGAGCTTGGCGGCGCTGATGCCGTTGCGCCCGGCCACGCCCGCCTCGTACAGATGCGCACCCGTGCCCATCTGTCGCGTGGAGCCGCTGGCTTGTGACACCGCCAGGCTGAGCGCCATGCGAGTCTCTTCCCTGCTGAGTTTGAGCAACTTGGCCGCCGCTCCTGCGACCCCGATGGCGCCTAGGCTCGGTGCCGTCAGAATGCCACGGTCGTTGGCGCCGCCGTTGGTGAGCACCATGCCGGGCCGCGCCTGGATCTCGTAGCCCAAGATGAAGGCTTCGAGAATCTCTTTGCCGGAAGAACCCAGCTCCTCGCCGAG
The sequence above is a segment of the Hydrogenophaga sp. BPS33 genome. Coding sequences within it:
- a CDS encoding DUF7064 domain-containing protein — translated: MIKPEDVKYHDRDPSIRTWVETMPILFNIPEEQICGIAYVLTRPNLGAAISSIAIAKGICRNVHEIDFLDSQMHLTAPKDLSDFTLENGLSVKATKPPRDFHFTYEHALGSCRFDLNFRGLHQPFDIHDPEENVLMAKSSTSNPTDARFGDPWKNGHFELKGHITGTLELRGKKYKVDCYDGTDHSWGPRAEVSARAESYLSVAFGEDFGMQLSVPLKIERGRVSSDPARFGFVVESGKIYGIVEATVETPERDNMIGMRQIIRAIDVRGQEHVLEGTAIAGYPYSTFNPAYVMFQSLYRYEYRGRIGYGQTGDIFGTDYIADRMSRHARH
- a CDS encoding Bug family tripartite tricarboxylate transporter substrate binding protein, whose protein sequence is MTTPFRPNRRQFAALTAGAAATAVLPSLHAQTAAWPTKPVRLVLGFAPGGGSDVMARVLSQPMSDLLGQPVIVENRPGASGNIATVDVARAPADGYTLLFAPTTQITTSPHIFKMAIDPAKDLIPIASVGRYPLHLVSRTGLPFKTFQEFLAYGRANPDKMSFASTGSGTVPHLVAEAMLKQAGIRATHVPYKGSGPALQAMLTGEVDFVIDPGVAFPHVRSGKLLLLATAGSKRIPQFPEVPMMKEAGLPKMDFYSWVGVYAPIGTPAAAMARISDVLSKTVNTPAVMEKFAGASAEGIYLNTPDFNSMIQGELQVFPALVKELNIKADT
- a CDS encoding MmgE/PrpD family protein, translated to MNATERVADYLFKTGWDDFHPDVHHKAKTLSVSALGMAVAGSRIHAGEVLARYARDAGGTPRSGVIGAGFSTTAEMAALVNATAAHSTELEDDSWPESMYTCHIIPAVFALGEELGSSGKEILEAFILGYEIQARPGMVLTNGGANDRGILTAPSLGAIGVAGAAAKLLKLSREETRMALSLAVSQASGSTRQMGTGAHLYEAGVAGRNGISAAKLAKLGLTGEENVFEGRRGYFDMLAGMPDLEFPLGRGSDLRVMEVGFKKYTACYLMQRIVDGVIEIVQQNQLTANDVEKVSIEVNPTFLEIIKFPAPRNGEESRFSMHHCVAAAISGEEISIRTFTDEGVKESHLQAQWSKTELVVRHDWPRAILGESNPLTVRTRDGREYQKLCVVSHGDPEDPLTDEEVRGKYLSCTDGILPLARANEGADMLFALDTMPNVKPLMEILTHP